The following are encoded together in the Rhinopithecus roxellana isolate Shanxi Qingling chromosome 5, ASM756505v1, whole genome shotgun sequence genome:
- the NGRN gene encoding neugrin, with translation MAVSLSVLLGGRLCAAVARCGFATWEVAGPGPIGREPDPDSDWEPEERELQEVESTLKGQKKAIRFQKIRRQMEAPGAPPRTLTREAMEQIRYLREEFPESWSVPRLAEGFNVSTDVIRRVLKSKFVPTLEQKLKQDQKVLKKAGLAHSLHQLRGAGNTSKLLPAGHSVSDSLLMPGHEASSKDANHSTALKVIESDTHRTNTPRRWKGRNKEIQHLEESFVPVAVPLGHPRELQKYSSDSESTRRTGSGALPSDQKLEELKAEEPGNFSSKVVQRGREFFDSNGNFLYRI, from the exons ATGGCGGTTTCCCTGAGTGTCTTGCTGGGGGGGCGCCTTTGCGCTGCCGTCGCTCGCTGTGGGTTCGCGACCTGGGAGGTGGCGGGCCCAGGCCCTATCGGCCGGGAGCCGGACCCCGATTCCGACTGGGAGCCGGAGGAACGGGAGCTGCAGGAGGTGGAGAG CACCCTGAAAGGACAGAAAAAAGCAATCCGATTCCAGAAAATTCGGAGGCAAATGGAGGCGCCTGGTGCCCCGCCCAGAACCCTGACTCGGGAAGCCATGGAGCAGATCCG GTATTTACGTGAGGAATTTCCAGAGTCCTGGTCAGTTCCCAGGTTGGCTGAAGGCTTTAATGTCAGCACTGATGTGATCCGAagagttttaaaaagcaagtttgTACCCACATTGGAGCAGAAGCTGAAGCAGGATCAAAAAGTCCTAAAGAAAGCTGGGCTTGCCCACTCTCTCCACCAGCTCCGGGGCGCTGGAAATACCTCAAAGCTGCTCCCTGCAGGCCACTCTGTATCAGACTCTTTGCTTATGCCAGGGCATGAAGCCTCATCCAAAGATGCGAATCACAGCACAGCTTTGAAAGTGATAGAGTCAGACACTCACAGGACAAATACACCAAGGAgatggaagggaagaaataaagaaatccaGCACCTGGAGGAGAGCTTTGTGCCTGTTGCTGTACCCCTAGGTCATCCAAGAGAGCTACAGAAGTACTCCAGTGATTCTGAGAGCACCAGAAGAACTGGCAGTGGTGCATTGCCAAGTGATCAGAAGCTGGAGGAGTTGAAGGCAGAGGAGCCAGGTAACTTCAGCAGCAAAGTAGTGCAGAGGGGCCGAGAGTTCTTTGACAGCAACGGGAACTTCCTGTACAGAATTTGA